Proteins from one Capricornis sumatraensis isolate serow.1 chromosome 2, serow.2, whole genome shotgun sequence genomic window:
- the LOC138073644 gene encoding olfactory receptor 4K2 yields MDVVNESAVSDFVLLGLSKSWELQTFFFVVFSLFYVAAVVGNGLIVITVIADSHLHFPMYFLLTNLSIIDMSLASFATPKMITDYLNGHKAISFDGCITQIFFLHLFTGTEIILLMAMSFDRYIAICKPLHYASIISLQTCVALVVVSWVVGVMHSMSQVIFALTLPFCGPSEVDSFFCDLPVVFQLACVNTYVLGLFMISTSGIIALSCFILLFSSYVVVLVTIRNHSSKGTSKVLSTCTAHFIVVFMFFGPCIFIYMWPLSTFLIDKILSVFYTIFTPILNPVIYTLRNQEVKTAMRKLKNKLLNSNKATPLHYF; encoded by the coding sequence ATGGATGTGGTGAACGAGTCTGcagtttctgattttgttttgctAGGACTCTCTAAATCCTGGGAACTACAGACATTTTTCTTTGTGGTGTTTTCGCTCTTTTATGTGGCAGCAGTGGTGGGTAATGGCCTCATAGTCATCACAGTGATAGCCGACTCTCATCTGCACTTCCCCATGTACTTCCTGCTCACCAACCTTTCCATCATTGATATGTCTCTTGCTTCCTTTGCTACCCCTAAGATGATTACAGACTACCTCAATGGACACAAAGCCATCTCCTTTGATGGTTGCATCACCCAGATATTTTTTCTACACCTTTTTACTGGCACTGAGATCATTTTGCTAATGGCTATGTCTTTTGATAGGTATATTGCAATATGCAAGCCTCTCCACTATGCTTCaatcataagtctccagacgtgTGTTGCCCTTGTGGTGGTTTCCTGGGTTGTAGGAGTCATGCACTCAATGAGCCAGGTCATATTCGCTCTTACATTGCCATTCTGTGGTCCCAGTGAGGTAGATAGCTTTTTCTGTGACCTTCCTGTGGTATTTCAACTAGCATGTGTCAATACTTATGTCCTGGGCCTCTTTATGATCTCAACAAGTGGCATCATTGCCTTGTCCTGCTTTATTCTTCTATTCAGTTCTTATGTTGTTGTCTTGGTTACTATCAGAAATCATTCTTCAAAAGGAACATCTAAGGTTCTTTCTACCTGCACAGCTCATTTCATTGTTGTCTTCATGTTCTTTGGGCCCTGCATCTTCATCTATATGTGGCCACTAAGCACTTTTCTGATAGACAAGATTCTATCTGTGTTTTATACCATTTTTACTCCCATTCTGAACCCAGTAATCTATACTTTGAGAAATCAGGAAGTGAAGACAgccatgaggaaactgaagaataAGCTTCTAAATTCTAACAAGGCAACTCCATTGCATTATTTTTAG